The following are encoded together in the Halopseudomonas salegens genome:
- the cysD gene encoding sulfate adenylyltransferase subunit CysD has protein sequence MLEKLTHLKQLEAESIHIIREVAAEFQNPVMLYSIGKDSAVMLHLARKAFYPGRLPFPVLHVDTGWKFREMYAFREKMVEEMDLDLLVHKNQEGVDQGIGPFTHGSAVHTDVMKTQGLKQALDKYGFDAAFGGARRDEEKSRAKERVYSFRDKHHRWDPKNQRPELWNIYNGKVHKGESIRVFPLSNWTELDIWQYIYMESIPIVPLYYAAEREVVELNGAQVMIDDDRILEHLTPEQKASIQKKMVRFRTLGCYPLTGAVESTASTLPDIIQEMLLAKTSERQGRVIDHDSAGSMEEKKRQGYF, from the coding sequence ATGCTGGAAAAATTGACTCATCTCAAGCAGCTGGAAGCTGAAAGCATCCACATCATTCGTGAAGTGGCAGCCGAATTTCAGAATCCTGTGATGCTGTATTCGATCGGCAAGGATTCGGCTGTAATGCTGCACCTGGCCCGCAAGGCTTTTTATCCGGGGCGTTTGCCCTTCCCGGTGTTGCATGTGGACACCGGCTGGAAATTCCGTGAAATGTACGCCTTCCGCGAGAAAATGGTCGAGGAAATGGATCTCGATCTGCTGGTGCACAAGAACCAGGAGGGTGTGGACCAGGGCATTGGCCCGTTCACCCATGGCAGCGCGGTGCATACCGATGTAATGAAAACCCAGGGCCTCAAACAGGCACTCGACAAGTATGGCTTTGATGCCGCCTTCGGTGGTGCCCGGCGTGATGAGGAAAAATCCCGCGCCAAGGAACGGGTGTATTCCTTCCGTGACAAGCATCACCGCTGGGACCCGAAGAATCAGCGTCCGGAACTGTGGAATATCTATAACGGCAAGGTGCACAAGGGCGAAAGCATCCGTGTTTTCCCGCTGTCGAACTGGACCGAGCTGGATATCTGGCAGTACATCTACATGGAAAGTATCCCGATTGTGCCGCTGTATTATGCGGCCGAGCGCGAAGTCGTCGAACTCAATGGAGCCCAGGTGATGATCGATGATGATCGCATCCTCGAGCACCTGACCCCGGAACAGAAGGCCAGTATCCAGAAAAAGATGGTGCGCTTCCGCACTCTGGGTTGCTACCCCTTGACCGGCGCCGTCGAATCAACCGCCAGCACCCTGCCTGACATCATTCAGGAAATGCTGCTGGCCAAAACCTCCGAGCGCCAGGGTCGTGTCATTGACCATGACTCGGCGGGTTCGATGGAAGAAAAGAAACGTCAAGGCTACTTCTAA
- a CDS encoding TrmH family RNA methyltransferase — protein MKLDDAKKLQQKKYRQSLGHFLVEGEHLVLELEKAAASNPYWQQAQLFVTSAYQDWPGSWPRQMLSDKQMAQLADTRNPQGIIAVAPLPAAASTAALAGERAVYLHEVQDPGNLGTILRTLAWFGGFRCLLSPGSVDPYNPKVVRASMGAIFHVPLETEVSLDGLASRYPRIACLDIDGDAITSADFQQHDCYLFGNEARGVPDQALARLDARRFTIPGAAAVESLNLASAVNMAVYELNR, from the coding sequence GTGAAGCTGGATGACGCAAAAAAACTGCAGCAGAAGAAATACCGCCAGTCCCTCGGGCATTTTCTGGTCGAAGGCGAGCATCTGGTGCTGGAGCTGGAAAAAGCCGCTGCCAGCAACCCGTACTGGCAACAGGCGCAGTTGTTTGTCACCAGCGCCTATCAGGACTGGCCCGGTAGCTGGCCCCGGCAAATGCTCAGCGACAAGCAAATGGCACAGTTGGCCGATACCAGGAACCCGCAGGGTATTATCGCGGTTGCTCCCTTGCCAGCGGCGGCCAGCACTGCAGCCCTGGCCGGGGAAAGGGCCGTCTACCTGCATGAAGTCCAGGACCCCGGCAACCTGGGCACCATCTTGCGCACGTTGGCCTGGTTCGGTGGCTTTCGTTGCCTGCTCAGCCCCGGCAGTGTCGACCCGTACAACCCGAAGGTGGTGCGTGCCAGCATGGGTGCGATCTTCCACGTGCCGCTGGAAACCGAGGTCAGTCTGGATGGGCTGGCCAGCCGCTATCCGCGTATTGCCTGCCTGGATATCGATGGTGATGCCATTACCAGTGCAGACTTTCAGCAGCATGATTGCTACCTGTTTGGCAACGAGGCTCGCGGTGTGCCGGACCAGGCACTGGCCCGGCTTGACGCCCGGCGGTTCACTATCCCTGGTGCTGCCGCAGTGGAGTCGTTGAATCTGGCTTCCGCCGTGAATATGGCGGTGTATGAGTTGAATCGATGA
- a CDS encoding NAD(P)/FAD-dependent oxidoreductase: protein MIRVTELALPLDHPQAALRAAILQRLQLRDEELLQFTVFKRSYDARKKNSEIKFVYIIDLSVQDEAAVLARFADDTHVLPAPDTAYYPVAQAPADFTERPIVVGLGPCGLFAALLLAQMGFRPIVLERGKDVRRRTKDTWALWRNKQLSPESNVQFGEGGAGLFSDGKLYSQIKDPKFYGRKVMAEFVKAGAPEEILFVSKPHIGTFRLTGVVSRMREEIISLGGEIRFEHKVTDLLLDNGQVRGVELANGEQIESRHVVMALGHSARDSFRMLHQRGVFLEAKPFAIGFRIEHPQGLIDRARLGKYAGHPALGAADYKLVYHAKNGRAVYSFCMCPGGTVVAATSEPGRVVTNGMSQYSRNERNANSGIVVNIDPERDFPGDALAGVVLQEQLESKAYELGGSDYCAPAQLVGDFIAGKPSEKLGKVEPSYKPGVLLGDLASALPDYAIEAIREALPAFGRQIRGFDRADALLTGIETRTSSPVRITRDRESLQSLNTRGLYPGGEGAGYAGGILSAGVDGIKVAEAVAKAMLADAGLTAQVQEARP from the coding sequence ATGATTCGCGTTACCGAACTGGCATTACCCCTTGATCATCCGCAAGCAGCGCTGCGCGCGGCGATATTGCAACGCCTGCAACTGCGCGATGAGGAGTTGCTGCAATTTACCGTGTTCAAACGCAGCTACGATGCGCGCAAGAAGAACAGCGAGATCAAGTTCGTCTACATCATCGACCTTAGCGTGCAGGATGAGGCGGCGGTGCTGGCGCGTTTTGCCGACGATACGCATGTGCTTCCGGCACCCGACACGGCTTACTATCCGGTCGCCCAGGCGCCGGCTGACTTCACCGAACGTCCGATTGTGGTGGGCCTCGGCCCATGCGGGCTCTTTGCGGCCTTGTTGCTGGCGCAGATGGGCTTTCGTCCGATTGTGCTGGAGCGCGGCAAGGACGTGCGCCGGCGGACCAAGGACACCTGGGCCTTGTGGCGCAACAAGCAGCTATCGCCGGAATCCAACGTGCAGTTCGGTGAAGGTGGTGCCGGTCTTTTTTCCGATGGCAAGCTGTATAGCCAGATCAAGGACCCGAAGTTCTACGGCCGCAAGGTCATGGCGGAATTCGTCAAGGCCGGCGCGCCGGAAGAAATCCTGTTCGTCAGCAAACCGCATATCGGTACCTTCCGCCTGACCGGTGTGGTCTCGCGCATGCGCGAAGAGATCATCAGCCTCGGCGGCGAGATCCGCTTTGAACACAAGGTGACAGACCTGCTGCTGGACAACGGCCAGGTGCGTGGCGTTGAGCTGGCCAATGGCGAGCAGATCGAGAGTCGGCATGTGGTCATGGCGTTGGGGCACAGCGCCCGCGACAGCTTTCGCATGCTGCACCAGCGCGGCGTATTTCTCGAAGCCAAGCCCTTCGCCATCGGCTTTCGCATCGAGCATCCGCAGGGTCTGATCGACCGCGCGAGGCTGGGTAAATATGCCGGGCACCCGGCGCTGGGCGCGGCTGACTACAAACTGGTCTATCACGCCAAGAATGGTCGCGCCGTGTACAGCTTCTGCATGTGCCCGGGCGGTACCGTGGTTGCCGCAACCTCCGAACCCGGGCGGGTGGTCACCAACGGCATGAGTCAATACTCGCGTAACGAACGCAATGCCAACTCCGGCATTGTGGTGAATATTGATCCCGAGCGGGATTTTCCGGGGGATGCCCTGGCTGGCGTTGTGCTGCAGGAGCAGCTGGAAAGCAAAGCCTATGAGCTGGGCGGCAGCGATTACTGCGCACCTGCGCAACTGGTCGGGGATTTTATTGCCGGCAAGCCCTCGGAAAAACTCGGCAAGGTCGAGCCTTCCTACAAACCCGGCGTGCTGCTGGGTGATCTGGCGTCTGCCCTGCCGGATTACGCCATTGAAGCCATTCGCGAAGCCTTGCCGGCATTCGGCCGGCAAATTCGCGGCTTTGACCGTGCCGATGCGCTACTGACCGGCATCGAAACCCGTACCTCATCACCGGTGCGCATTACCCGCGATCGCGAGAGCCTGCAAAGCCTGAACACCCGTGGGCTGTATCCGGGCGGTGAGGGCGCGGGCTATGCCGGCGGCATCCTGTCTGCCGGGGTAGACGGCATCAAGGTTGCCGAAGCTGTCGCCAAAGCCATGCTGGCCGATGCCGGTCTGACAGCTCAGGTGCAGGAAGCGCGCCCGTGA
- the rlmE gene encoding 23S rRNA (uridine(2552)-2'-O)-methyltransferase RlmE, giving the protein MARSKSSKRWLDEHVNDPFVKQAQIDGYRSRASYKLIEINDKDRLIQPNMLVVDLGSAPGGWSQVAAKLVGHKGRVVASDILEMDTIAGVEFIQGDFTEQAVFDQIMATLDGALADVVISDMAPNISGVNAADQAASMYLVELALDMACQVLKPKGSYVAKLFHGEGYDEYVKLVRESFDKVSVRKPDSSRGRSREVYLVAKGFRGA; this is encoded by the coding sequence ATGGCCCGTTCCAAAAGCAGCAAACGCTGGCTCGACGAGCACGTCAACGATCCCTTTGTGAAGCAGGCCCAGATAGACGGTTACCGCTCCCGCGCCAGCTACAAGCTGATCGAGATCAACGACAAGGACCGTCTGATCCAGCCCAATATGCTGGTGGTCGATCTGGGTTCGGCGCCGGGCGGCTGGTCCCAGGTCGCGGCCAAACTGGTGGGCCACAAGGGCCGCGTGGTGGCTTCGGACATTCTGGAAATGGACACCATCGCCGGAGTCGAATTCATCCAGGGTGATTTCACCGAACAGGCCGTGTTTGACCAGATCATGGCCACCCTGGATGGTGCCCTGGCGGATGTAGTGATCTCGGATATGGCACCCAACATCAGCGGCGTCAATGCGGCTGACCAGGCTGCGTCCATGTATCTGGTCGAGCTGGCCCTGGATATGGCCTGCCAGGTACTCAAGCCCAAAGGCAGCTACGTCGCCAAACTCTTCCATGGCGAAGGCTATGATGAATACGTGAAGCTGGTACGTGAGTCCTTCGACAAAGTATCGGTTCGCAAGCCAGACTCTTCACGCGGCCGGTCGCGCGAAGTCTATCTGGTAGCCAAAGGGTTCCGCGGGGCTTGA
- a CDS encoding Nif3-like dinuclear metal center hexameric protein yields the protein MVARNELVAYCNQLLDSEAFADYCPNGLQVEGRDSVHKIVSGVTASQALVDAAIAADADLLLVHHGYFWKGEPAAVVGSKQRRLKALLGHELNLLAYHLPLDVHAEVGNNTQLARLMGWQISGGLEPGNPRSVGLHGELLHACSGAELALQLDQVLERSPLHIAGHDRPIKRIAWCTGAAQGYIDKAIALGVDAFVSGEISEPTVHAARENGIDYFAAGHHATERYGVRALGEHLAERFGLQHVFIDIDNPV from the coding sequence ATGGTCGCGCGAAATGAACTGGTCGCCTACTGCAATCAACTGCTGGACAGTGAAGCCTTTGCCGATTACTGCCCGAATGGTTTGCAGGTTGAAGGACGTGACAGCGTGCACAAGATCGTCAGCGGCGTAACCGCCAGCCAGGCATTGGTTGATGCCGCAATTGCCGCCGATGCTGACCTGCTGCTGGTGCATCACGGCTATTTCTGGAAAGGTGAGCCTGCGGCCGTCGTAGGCAGCAAGCAACGCCGGCTCAAGGCGTTGCTGGGTCACGAACTTAATCTGCTGGCTTACCATTTGCCGTTGGATGTGCATGCTGAGGTAGGCAACAACACGCAGCTGGCCCGGCTTATGGGCTGGCAGATCAGCGGTGGGCTGGAGCCAGGCAATCCGCGTTCGGTTGGCTTACACGGCGAATTGCTGCATGCCTGCAGCGGAGCCGAACTGGCGCTGCAACTGGATCAGGTACTGGAGCGCTCACCGCTGCATATTGCCGGGCATGACCGCCCGATCAAACGCATTGCCTGGTGCACCGGTGCTGCCCAGGGCTATATCGACAAAGCGATTGCCCTGGGTGTGGACGCCTTTGTCAGCGGTGAAATCTCGGAACCGACGGTGCATGCCGCGCGGGAAAATGGCATTGATTACTTTGCCGCTGGTCACCACGCTACCGAGCGTTACGGCGTGCGCGCATTAGGCGAGCATCTGGCGGAGCGCTTTGGACTGCAACACGTGTTTATCGATATTGATAATCCGGTCTGA
- a CDS encoding S1C family serine protease — translation MKELVRNLAWPALCGLLLAILIIQTQPGWLGLPDSPDGQYSSGGQLLMSDGPVSYSRGVQRAAPAVVNIYTSTQVSQSETLPFANPTLGDYAETIPSPLRRQSSLGSAVILSSNGYLLTNNHVIAGADEILVAMQDGREALAELIGTDPETDLAVLKIDLPNLPSVSISNSDQQRTGDVVMAIGNPFGLGQTVTMGIISATGRNQLGLNTYEDFIQTDAAINQGNSGGALIDAHGQLIGINTAIFSQSGGSQGIGFAIPARLAVEVMQAIIEHGRVIRGWLGVEVQPLTPELAESFGLEIRQGIVISGLYRNGPAAQSGLLPGDVILSINNQRVSSGRQAMNQVARTHPGDRIDIQILRDGEPLQFEAEVGIRPSFGS, via the coding sequence ATGAAAGAGCTTGTGCGCAATCTGGCCTGGCCGGCCCTGTGTGGCTTGCTGCTGGCCATATTGATCATCCAGACACAACCGGGCTGGCTGGGCCTGCCGGACTCACCTGACGGCCAGTATTCATCCGGCGGGCAATTGCTGATGAGTGACGGCCCGGTGTCCTACAGCCGGGGCGTGCAGCGGGCAGCACCAGCCGTGGTCAATATCTACACCAGCACCCAGGTCAGTCAGAGCGAAACCCTGCCCTTTGCCAATCCGACCCTGGGCGACTACGCCGAAACCATCCCCAGTCCTTTGCGTCGCCAATCCAGCCTGGGCTCAGCCGTTATTCTCAGTTCTAACGGCTATCTGCTGACCAACAACCATGTGATTGCCGGAGCAGACGAAATCCTGGTTGCCATGCAGGATGGTCGCGAAGCCCTGGCCGAGCTGATCGGTACCGATCCGGAAACGGATCTGGCCGTTCTGAAAATCGACCTGCCCAATCTACCCAGCGTGTCGATCAGCAACAGCGATCAGCAGCGTACCGGTGATGTGGTCATGGCGATTGGCAATCCCTTTGGCCTGGGACAAACCGTGACCATGGGCATCATCAGCGCCACGGGGCGCAATCAGCTTGGCCTGAATACCTACGAAGACTTTATTCAGACCGATGCAGCGATCAACCAGGGCAACTCCGGCGGGGCATTGATTGATGCGCACGGCCAGCTGATCGGTATCAATACGGCGATCTTTTCCCAGTCGGGCGGCTCGCAAGGCATTGGCTTTGCCATTCCGGCCCGCCTGGCGGTCGAAGTGATGCAGGCTATTATCGAGCATGGCCGGGTAATTCGTGGCTGGCTTGGGGTTGAAGTTCAGCCCCTGACGCCCGAACTGGCTGAGTCCTTCGGGCTGGAAATTCGTCAGGGCATCGTAATTTCCGGTCTGTATCGCAACGGGCCTGCGGCCCAATCCGGCTTGTTGCCCGGCGATGTGATTCTGAGCATCAATAATCAGCGCGTTTCTTCCGGACGCCAGGCAATGAACCAGGTGGCACGCACACACCCCGGTGACCGGATCGACATTCAGATCCTGCGTGATGGTGAGCCACTGCAATTTGAAGCCGAAGTGGGCATTCGCCCCAGCTTCGGCAGCTGA
- the hisC gene encoding histidinol-phosphate transaminase, with protein MSRFWSPFVHDLVPYVPGEQPKLDNLVKLNTNESPYGPSPRVLEAIRQQVDDRLRLYPAPDADLLKQAIADFYQVTTAQVFVGNGSDEVLAHVFNGLFRHTEPILYPDITYSFYPVYCGLYGIDARPQPLADDFTLRVADYQQPNGGIIFPNPNAPTGILLGLPQIEEILQANPDSVVVVDEAYVDFGGESAIGLVDRYPNLLVTQTLSKSRSLAGLRVGLAVGHPELIEALERLKNSFNSYPLDRLAIAGAAASFADREWFDSVRQRVIDSREWLAAELIRLGFEVLPSAANFVFVRHPLHQGAKLAQGLREQRVIVRHFNKPRISEFLRITIGTEEQNQALVSALEQLLD; from the coding sequence ATGAGCCGGTTCTGGAGTCCTTTTGTTCACGATCTGGTGCCCTATGTGCCGGGCGAGCAGCCCAAGCTGGACAACCTGGTCAAACTGAATACCAATGAAAGTCCCTATGGCCCTTCACCTCGGGTGCTGGAGGCCATACGTCAGCAGGTGGATGATCGCTTGCGTTTGTATCCGGCACCGGATGCGGATCTGCTGAAACAAGCCATTGCCGACTTCTATCAGGTCACGACCGCTCAGGTATTCGTCGGCAATGGGTCCGATGAAGTCCTTGCCCATGTATTCAATGGGCTGTTCCGCCACACTGAACCGATTCTCTATCCGGATATCACCTACAGCTTTTACCCGGTGTATTGCGGCCTCTACGGCATCGACGCCCGTCCGCAGCCATTGGCCGACGATTTTACCTTGCGGGTAGCGGATTATCAGCAGCCCAATGGTGGCATTATCTTCCCCAACCCGAATGCGCCGACCGGTATTCTGCTCGGCCTGCCGCAGATCGAAGAGATACTGCAAGCCAATCCGGATTCAGTTGTGGTGGTGGATGAGGCCTATGTCGATTTTGGTGGTGAATCCGCCATTGGGCTGGTTGATCGCTACCCCAATCTGCTGGTTACCCAGACACTGTCCAAATCGCGCTCACTGGCTGGTTTGCGGGTTGGTCTGGCCGTCGGGCATCCGGAGCTGATCGAGGCGCTGGAGCGCTTGAAAAACAGCTTCAATTCCTATCCGCTGGATCGTTTGGCAATTGCCGGTGCAGCGGCTTCGTTCGCCGATCGTGAGTGGTTTGACAGCGTTCGGCAACGGGTGATCGACAGTCGCGAATGGTTGGCGGCTGAACTGATCCGGCTGGGCTTTGAGGTGTTGCCCTCGGCCGCCAATTTCGTATTTGTCCGTCACCCGCTACACCAGGGTGCCAAGCTGGCTCAGGGGTTGCGTGAACAACGCGTCATCGTGCGTCACTTCAACAAGCCGCGTATCAGCGAGTTTCTGCGTATTACCATCGGTACCGAAGAACAGAATCAGGCGTTGGTATCGGCGCTGGAGCAGCTACTCGACTGA
- the secA gene encoding preprotein translocase subunit SecA, whose protein sequence is MFAPLLKKLFGSKNERELKRMGKVVNAINAHEEALNGLSDEQLKAKTDALKAQLADGKSLDDILPEAFAVVREASKRIMGMRHFDAQMIGGITLHEGKIAEMKTGEGKTLVATLPAYLNALSGRGVHVVTVNDYLAKRDANWMRPLYEFLGMTVGIVVPFQDPEEKRAAYRSDITYGTNNEFGFDYLRDNMAFRLEDKFQRELNFSIVDEVDSILIDEARTPLIISGPAQDSSKLYAAINKLIPRLTRGYLAEEGEGEQEEVDGHYYIDEKTRQVELNESGHQFIEELLIKEGLLPEGESLYSASNLSLLHHVHSGLRAHTLFHRNVEYIVQNNQVILVDEHTGRSMPGRRLSEGLHQAIEAKEGLDIQAESQTLASTTFQNYFRLYNKLSGMTGTADTEAFEFRQIYGLDVVVIPTNKPMARKDYNDLVYLTIEEKFAAIVADIKESMAQGRPILVGTASIESSEIVSGELKKANIPHQVLNAKFHEKEAEIIAQAGRPGAVTIATNMAGRGTDIILGGSWEAEVAKLENPTDEQVAQINTEWQQRHQAVLDAGGLHIIACERHESRRIDNQLRGRAGRQGDPGSSRFYLSLEDSLMRIFASDRVKNFMKALGMEKGEAIEHRMVTNAIEKAQRKVEGRNFDIRKQLLEYDDVANEQRKVIYRQRNEILAADDVSDTIQAIREDVVSDAVSQHIPPQSMPEQWDVEGLENHLNSELGLKLPISEWLDADGALHEEGLRQRILDAHIESYAAKEEVAGKENLRAFEKQMLLRVLDDLWKEHLATMDHLRQGIHLRGYAQKNPKQEYKREAFNMFEEMLESIKHDTIRVLSHVQVRREDPAEEEARLRQQAEDLARRMQFKHDEANALGQSEAPEQPAAGTPNAAPVTRDGPKVGRNDPCPCGSGKKYKHCHGRID, encoded by the coding sequence ATGTTTGCGCCTTTATTGAAAAAACTGTTTGGAAGCAAAAACGAGCGCGAGTTGAAGCGCATGGGCAAAGTTGTCAATGCGATCAATGCGCACGAGGAAGCCCTGAACGGGCTCAGTGACGAACAGCTGAAGGCCAAGACGGATGCCCTGAAAGCCCAGTTGGCAGATGGCAAAAGCCTGGACGATATTCTGCCTGAAGCTTTTGCAGTGGTGCGTGAGGCGAGCAAGCGCATTATGGGTATGCGTCACTTTGATGCCCAGATGATCGGGGGGATCACCCTGCACGAAGGCAAGATTGCCGAGATGAAAACCGGTGAAGGCAAGACCCTGGTGGCCACCTTGCCGGCGTATCTGAATGCCTTGTCCGGTCGCGGCGTTCATGTGGTGACGGTGAATGATTACCTGGCCAAGCGGGATGCCAACTGGATGCGCCCGCTGTATGAGTTTCTCGGCATGACGGTCGGCATCGTAGTGCCCTTTCAGGATCCGGAAGAAAAGCGTGCCGCCTATCGCAGTGATATTACCTACGGCACCAATAATGAATTCGGTTTTGATTACCTGCGCGACAACATGGCTTTCCGTCTCGAGGACAAATTCCAGCGTGAACTGAATTTCTCCATTGTCGATGAGGTCGATTCCATTCTGATCGATGAGGCGCGTACGCCGCTGATCATTTCCGGCCCGGCTCAGGACAGCTCCAAGCTCTATGCGGCAATCAACAAGCTGATTCCCAGGCTGACACGTGGTTACCTCGCCGAAGAAGGTGAGGGCGAGCAGGAAGAAGTAGACGGTCATTACTACATTGACGAGAAAACCCGTCAGGTCGAACTGAACGAAAGCGGCCACCAGTTCATTGAAGAGTTGCTGATCAAGGAAGGCCTGTTGCCGGAAGGTGAAAGCCTGTATTCGGCCAGTAACCTGAGCCTGTTGCATCATGTGCATTCCGGCTTGCGTGCGCACACGCTGTTTCATCGTAATGTGGAATATATTGTGCAGAACAATCAGGTCATCTTGGTTGACGAGCATACCGGACGCAGCATGCCGGGCCGGCGCTTGTCCGAGGGCCTGCATCAGGCGATTGAAGCCAAGGAAGGTCTGGATATTCAGGCCGAAAGCCAGACCCTGGCCTCAACCACCTTCCAGAACTACTTCCGTCTGTACAACAAGCTCTCGGGCATGACCGGTACAGCCGACACCGAGGCTTTCGAGTTCCGCCAGATTTACGGTCTCGACGTGGTGGTGATTCCGACCAACAAGCCGATGGCGCGCAAGGACTACAACGATCTGGTCTATCTGACCATCGAAGAGAAATTTGCTGCCATTGTCGCCGACATCAAGGAAAGCATGGCCCAGGGCCGTCCGATTCTGGTTGGTACTGCGTCTATCGAGTCATCGGAGATTGTTTCCGGTGAACTGAAAAAGGCCAATATTCCGCACCAGGTCCTGAACGCCAAGTTCCACGAGAAAGAAGCCGAGATTATTGCCCAGGCCGGTCGCCCGGGTGCCGTCACCATCGCCACCAATATGGCCGGTCGCGGTACCGATATCATTCTGGGTGGTAGCTGGGAGGCGGAAGTCGCCAAGCTGGAGAACCCGACTGACGAGCAGGTTGCCCAGATCAATACTGAATGGCAGCAGCGTCATCAGGCCGTACTCGATGCCGGTGGCTTGCACATTATTGCCTGCGAGCGTCACGAATCGCGTCGGATTGACAACCAGTTGCGTGGTCGTGCCGGTCGTCAGGGTGACCCCGGTTCCAGCCGTTTCTATCTGTCGCTGGAAGACAGCCTGATGCGCATCTTTGCCTCTGACCGGGTGAAGAACTTCATGAAAGCGCTGGGTATGGAGAAGGGCGAGGCGATCGAACACCGCATGGTCACCAACGCCATCGAAAAAGCTCAGCGCAAGGTTGAAGGACGCAACTTCGATATTCGCAAGCAGTTGCTGGAGTACGATGACGTTGCCAACGAACAGCGCAAGGTGATCTACCGGCAGCGCAACGAAATTCTGGCTGCCGATGATGTCAGCGACACGATTCAGGCTATTCGCGAAGACGTAGTGAGCGATGCTGTCAGTCAGCATATTCCGCCGCAAAGCATGCCGGAGCAGTGGGATGTGGAAGGTCTGGAGAACCACCTGAATTCAGAGCTGGGTCTCAAGCTGCCGATTTCCGAGTGGCTGGATGCAGATGGTGCATTGCACGAAGAAGGTTTGCGTCAACGCATCCTGGATGCCCATATCGAATCCTACGCAGCCAAGGAAGAAGTGGCCGGCAAAGAGAATTTGCGCGCCTTTGAGAAACAGATGCTGCTGCGGGTGCTGGATGACCTGTGGAAAGAGCATCTGGCGACCATGGATCATCTTCGTCAGGGGATTCATTTGCGCGGCTACGCGCAGAAGAACCCCAAGCAGGAATACAAGCGCGAAGCCTTCAACATGTTTGAAGAAATGCTGGAGTCGATCAAGCACGACACCATTCGTGTCCTCAGTCATGTACAGGTGCGTCGTGAAGATCCGGCTGAAGAGGAAGCTCGTCTGCGCCAGCAAGCCGAAGATCTGGCTCGACGCATGCAATTCAAGCATGATGAGGCCAACGCCCTGGGTCAATCGGAAGCACCTGAGCAGCCGGCTGCGGGTACGCCGAATGCCGCTCCGGTCACGCGTGACGGGCCCAAGGTCGGGCGCAACGATCCCTGCCCGTGTGGTTCCGGGAAGAAATACAAGCATTGTCACGGGCGTATCGATTAG
- a CDS encoding M23 family metallopeptidase, whose protein sequence is MNIIILTGRHGAARSLTLTAPWLLAAGFLLLTLPVMLAGFTWKVMSAPSPGYEAIVEADILDVSDEPDLQAELDGSHAQLERMTQQLARLQTRLSRLDALGQRLTELADLSDGEFDFDLEPGVGGPERPQSNLTIEQPDVQSLLEQLSARVDNRTRQLRLLEELMLTRQTDANALLDFMPVHEGYVSSGYGRRTDPISGRTAMHTGLDFAAPHGTPIYAVGAGVVTFSGRNGAYGNMVEITHGNGYTSRYAHARQLVVETGDLVQKGEEIATVGTSGRSTGPHLHLEIRRNGMAVNPARYIALR, encoded by the coding sequence GTGAACATCATTATTCTGACTGGCCGGCATGGAGCGGCGCGTTCGTTGACGCTGACGGCTCCCTGGCTTCTGGCTGCCGGCTTCTTGCTGCTCACACTGCCCGTCATGCTCGCGGGTTTTACCTGGAAGGTGATGTCCGCGCCGTCACCCGGTTATGAAGCGATTGTCGAAGCCGACATTCTGGACGTGAGTGACGAGCCGGATCTGCAGGCCGAGCTGGATGGTTCGCATGCCCAGCTGGAACGCATGACCCAGCAGCTGGCCCGCCTGCAAACCCGCCTCAGCCGGCTGGACGCGTTGGGCCAGAGGCTGACCGAGCTGGCCGATCTGTCCGATGGTGAGTTTGACTTTGATCTGGAGCCCGGGGTCGGTGGCCCCGAGCGCCCGCAGAGCAATTTGACCATCGAACAGCCTGATGTGCAGTCTCTGCTCGAGCAATTGTCTGCCCGGGTTGATAATCGCACCCGGCAGCTGCGGCTGCTGGAAGAGCTGATGCTGACCCGGCAAACCGACGCCAATGCCTTGCTGGATTTCATGCCGGTGCATGAAGGTTATGTGTCGTCCGGCTACGGACGTCGCACTGATCCGATCAGTGGCCGTACCGCAATGCATACCGGTCTGGATTTTGCCGCACCACACGGCACGCCCATATATGCAGTAGGCGCCGGCGTGGTGACTTTTTCCGGACGTAATGGCGCCTATGGCAATATGGTCGAAATCACTCACGGCAACGGTTATACCTCACGATATGCCCACGCACGCCAACTGGTCGTCGAGACCGGTGATCTGGTGCAGAAAGGTGAGGAAATTGCGACAGTTGGCACCAGTGGTCGTTCCACCGGCCCCCATTTGCATCTCGAAATTCGTCGTAATGGCATGGCGGTCAACCCGGCGCGGTATATTGCCCTGCGTTGA